Part of the Neovison vison isolate M4711 chromosome 14, ASM_NN_V1, whole genome shotgun sequence genome is shown below.
gccccgatGCCTGCCCAGCCTTAGGAATGGGCTGCCCCAGGTTTGGGGTGGTCAGTGGGCTGTCACCAATCACCTCCCCCAGAACCTTGGGATGGGGTCGGTGCTCCCCTCCCCGACCTGCAGCCTTGCCCTCTGGGGTGTAAGCCAGGTCTGGGAGGTCTAGGCGGCTGGGGACTTGGGACGAGTCCCCAGGCCACCACGCTCACTGTTCTCCAGTGTGCAATGGCTCCCTTCTGACCCGTTCTGATCCATTCTGATCTGGTCCAGGTCAGTGAGAATTAGCAGGGCTGTAATCAGAGGCCAGAGAGGCTGTgccggggaggcggggggcgctGCCCTCTGTTGGGGACACTTGTCAGTAAGCATGGCAGGTGGGGCTGTGTGGGGCACAGGGTCAGGCTGCAGGCCTCGAGGGAGACCCAGCAGTGTTGGTTGTGGCTGCAGTCCAGCTTGGGGAGGGTCCCAGCAGAGGTGTGGGACTGAGCTAGGTAGCAACCAGCAAggctgaggaggagagagagtcaCCCAGGGCTGTGCTTGGGACACCCAGCCCAAGCACAGGGGAGCCTGTGCTGGGGCCGGGTGTCCCCATGGCCTATATCCCAGGCTGCCCACTCAAGCACCTAGGATGGGTGGGTTTGCTGGGGAAGGCTTGCCCGCCTTGGAGGTTTGGGATGTCCGTGGAGGAAGGGGAGGTTTGTCCTGGGTCTCCTGGGGGCCAGCACTCGCTCTCACCTACTTCTCCTCACCCCTGTCGCCCAGGAGCCTGATGCCGCGCACCCTGGACGGGCAGATCACCATGGAGAAAACCCCCAGCTACTTCGTAACGCGGGAGGCTCCCGGCCGCATCCACGGCATGTCCCCAGACACGAAGCTGATTGTGGTGGTGCGGAACCCCGTGACTCGGGCCATCTCCGACTATGCCCAGACACTCTCTAAGACCCCAGGCCTGCCCAGCTTCCGGGCCCTGGCCTTCCGCCACGGCCTGGGCCCGGTGGACACGGCCTGGAGTGCCGTACGCATTGGCCTGTACGCGCAGCACCTGGACAACTGGCTGCGTTTCTTCCCACTGTCCCGCTTCCTGTTCGTCAGCGGCGAGCGCCTGGTCAGCGACCCGGCCGGAGAGCTAGGCCGGGTGCAGGACTTCCTGGGCCTCAGACGGGTGGTCACGGACAAGCACTTTTACTTCAACGCCACCAAGGGCTTCCCCTGCCTCAAGAAGGCGCAGGGGAGCGGCCGCCCGCGCTGCCTGGGCAAATCCAAGGGCCGGCCCCACCCCCGGGTGCCGTTGGCGGTGGTCCAGCGGCTGCGGGACTTCTACCGGCCCTTCAACCGCAAGTTCTACCAGATGACTGGCCAGGACTTCGGCTGGGACTGAGCAGGACAGGCCAGCCTGTGTCCTGCCGGGGGACACTCAGGAACCACAGTTCATGCCTGTCTCCCGGCCAGAGCTGCCCGTGTTCAGATGATGGGTAGAGAAAACTATTTAGGAAATATGGTTTGGATCTGTGTTCTTCTACACAAGCCTTGAAGGCTGCAAGGTGGCGGTTGGAGGGGTCCCCATGCAGGGAAGTGGTCATCGCACCAGCTCTCCATGCAGGGCACTGTTCCCCTGCCAGAAGTAGTCCCAAACCCAGGCCTCACACATGACTTGGGGTGTGCAGTGAGCTTGGCCGCATGTAACAGATGAGcccctggggctcagagaggtttaggGCCTGCCCAGCGACACACAGCTTAGACCTATGGTTCTGGGGGCGGCccttgggctctctggtcagcccTGGGATGCTGAGCTAGGTTGTCCCCATGTTCCGGATGAGGCCTGGGGCAGGATTAACGTTGGATCTGTCCAGCAACCACCCCTGTGACCTCAGCTGATTGCACATCTTAGTGCCCATTCCATGCTTCCTCCTGGAAATCTGGAGAAGTT
Proteins encoded:
- the HS3ST6 gene encoding heparan sulfate glucosamine 3-O-sulfotransferase 6 — translated: MAGSGGVGGGVGGGQGAGAGQGAGLRVPRAPPLLAALVLGAYCLCTLPSRCPPATRAPVPAPARAEPLRAVGSPGAPGLPVASGLGRRRFPQALIVGVKKGGTRALLEFLRLHPDVRALGSEPHFFDRCYERGLAWYRSLMPRTLDGQITMEKTPSYFVTREAPGRIHGMSPDTKLIVVVRNPVTRAISDYAQTLSKTPGLPSFRALAFRHGLGPVDTAWSAVRIGLYAQHLDNWLRFFPLSRFLFVSGERLVSDPAGELGRVQDFLGLRRVVTDKHFYFNATKGFPCLKKAQGSGRPRCLGKSKGRPHPRVPLAVVQRLRDFYRPFNRKFYQMTGQDFGWD